A genomic segment from Sulfitobacter mediterraneus encodes:
- a CDS encoding tetratricopeptide repeat protein encodes MTVDICNASVSLQSTEALTSWNAMIRAFLAHGTATPQHLGATLEADPDFAMAHAARGLFSLMLGRAEMWAVAEGALVAAKTARAARPVSGREACWIDALEAWLAMHPTGAIAALEKALQDQPQDTLSAKASQAIRFILGDAAGMRRSIERVLPAHGPDHPLCGYVLGCHAFALEETGEYARAEHTGRAGLTYAPDDAWGLHAVAHVHDMRAEPGAGITLIENHKSAWDGSNNFRYHVWWHKALLHLDLGQLDVALSLYDSQIRADKTDDYRDIANATSLLMRLELEGIDVGARWDELGALAAPRIDDGCLVFADLHYMLALSGAKEGAAADAMAARFARDAKDNGEMAARVADPGLAALEGLNAFAEGRYGDAFSLLAKARPKMQSIGGSHAQRDVFERMTIDAGLRAGHLDGAEAILLDRLALRAGHEDRFTATRFDRLSTARRIPAQ; translated from the coding sequence ATGACAGTCGATATTTGCAACGCATCCGTTTCACTGCAAAGTACAGAGGCGCTGACCAGTTGGAACGCGATGATCCGCGCGTTTCTGGCACATGGCACCGCCACGCCGCAGCATCTGGGCGCGACGCTGGAGGCTGATCCCGATTTTGCCATGGCCCATGCGGCGAGGGGGCTTTTTTCGCTGATGCTGGGCCGCGCCGAGATGTGGGCGGTGGCCGAGGGTGCGCTGGTTGCTGCAAAGACAGCCCGCGCCGCGCGTCCCGTTTCAGGCCGCGAGGCCTGCTGGATCGATGCATTGGAGGCATGGCTGGCAATGCACCCCACCGGCGCGATTGCCGCGCTTGAGAAGGCTCTGCAGGATCAACCCCAAGACACATTATCCGCCAAGGCCAGTCAGGCCATCCGCTTTATCCTTGGGGATGCGGCCGGGATGCGCAGATCGATCGAACGGGTTTTGCCCGCGCATGGGCCGGATCATCCACTGTGCGGTTATGTGCTGGGATGTCACGCCTTCGCGCTTGAGGAAACAGGAGAATACGCCCGCGCCGAACATACGGGCCGGGCCGGTCTGACCTATGCGCCCGACGATGCCTGGGGGCTTCATGCGGTGGCGCATGTGCATGATATGCGGGCTGAGCCGGGCGCTGGGATCACTCTGATCGAAAACCACAAAAGCGCCTGGGACGGATCCAACAATTTCCGCTATCACGTTTGGTGGCACAAAGCCTTGCTGCATCTGGACCTTGGTCAGCTTGACGTGGCGCTGTCCCTCTATGACAGCCAGATCCGCGCCGACAAAACCGACGATTACCGCGACATTGCCAATGCAACCTCACTGCTGATGCGGCTTGAGCTTGAGGGCATAGACGTTGGCGCCCGATGGGACGAACTTGGCGCATTGGCCGCACCACGCATTGACGATGGTTGCCTCGTCTTTGCCGACCTGCACTACATGCTGGCCCTGTCCGGCGCCAAGGAAGGCGCAGCCGCCGATGCCATGGCCGCCCGCTTTGCCCGCGATGCCAAGGACAACGGTGAAATGGCCGCCCGCGTGGCCGATCCAGGCCTTGCCGCACTGGAGGGTCTCAACGCCTTTGCCGAGGGGCGTTATGGCGATGCATTTAGCCTTTTGGCGAAAGCCCGCCCAAAAATGCAGAGCATCGGCGGAAGTCATGCCCAGCGCGACGTGTTTGAACGCATGACCATTGACGCAGGACTGCGTGCAGGCCATCTGGATGGCGCAGAAGCGATCCTGCTTGACCGTCTTGCCCTGCGGGCCGGTCACGAGGATCGCTTTACCGCAACCCGATTTGACCGCCTGTCCACAGCCCGCCGCATCCCGGCGCAATAA
- a CDS encoding 2-dehydropantoate 2-reductase, with translation MAAEPRIVIAGAGAIGCFVGGLLAAGGRRVTLLVRPRVAQEIRSHGLTLTDFGGMAIQIGADRLALSEDPACLSKADVVLVTVKSGDTAAIAELIDQLAPIKAPVISLQNGLRNGALLQEVLPGRDVRGGMVPFNVVPMGQGCYHRATSGDVVIAGGAGDLDGLLSVPHLSTTSSRDIEAVQWGKFLINLNNALNALSGLPLAEQLRDRAWRRLMADQWQEALGILRGAGIRPVSTTPVSVGMIPFILRLPTPLFSRIAASMLTIDAQARTSMALDLMAGRPTEIDSLQGAVIAMAQAQGRPAPICTMVAEVIRTAELAAEGLPDLSATALRREIRQAAS, from the coding sequence TTGGCCGCTGAGCCACGTATCGTCATTGCCGGGGCGGGGGCCATTGGTTGTTTTGTCGGCGGCCTTTTGGCCGCTGGCGGGCGGCGGGTCACGTTGCTGGTGCGACCACGGGTGGCGCAGGAAATCCGCTCGCATGGTCTGACGCTCACGGATTTTGGCGGCATGGCGATTCAGATCGGAGCAGATCGTTTGGCCCTGTCCGAAGATCCGGCCTGCCTGTCGAAGGCGGATGTGGTGCTTGTCACGGTCAAATCCGGCGACACCGCAGCCATCGCGGAACTGATCGACCAACTCGCCCCGATCAAAGCGCCGGTGATCAGCCTGCAAAACGGGTTGCGCAACGGGGCGCTGTTGCAAGAGGTCTTGCCCGGGCGCGATGTGCGCGGCGGGATGGTGCCTTTCAACGTCGTACCGATGGGGCAGGGATGTTACCACCGCGCCACCAGCGGGGATGTGGTTATTGCGGGCGGTGCAGGCGATCTGGACGGGTTGCTGTCAGTTCCGCACCTCAGCACAACCAGCAGCCGTGACATCGAAGCGGTGCAATGGGGCAAGTTTCTGATCAACCTCAACAATGCTTTGAATGCGCTGAGCGGCCTTCCCCTGGCAGAACAACTGCGGGATCGGGCCTGGCGGCGGCTGATGGCGGATCAATGGCAGGAGGCCTTGGGCATTCTGCGCGGGGCTGGTATTCGCCCCGTGTCGACGACGCCGGTTTCTGTCGGAATGATCCCGTTTATCCTGCGCCTGCCGACGCCGCTGTTTTCGAGGATCGCGGCCTCGATGTTGACAATTGATGCGCAGGCGCGGACGTCGATGGCGCTGGATCTGATGGCGGGCCGCCCGACCGAGATTGACAGCCTGCAGGGTGCAGTGATTGCGATGGCGCAGGCGCAGGGCCGTCCCGCGCCGATTTGCACTATGGTGGCTGAGGTGATCCGCACCGCGGAATTGGCCGCAGAAGGGTTGCCCGACCTCAGCGCCACAGCTTTGCGCCGCGAGATCCGGCAGGCTGCTTCTTAA
- a CDS encoding CaiB/BaiF CoA transferase family protein — MMAASEPKGALDGIFVLDLSRILAGPTCTQMLGDLGATVIKVENPRSGGDDTRGWGPNYARGADGNPTDLSAYFMAANRNKHSIAVDISSEDGQKILRHLAARADIVVENFKPDGLRKYGLDHASLMAAHPALIYCSISGYGQTGPNRDQPGYDLMAQGFGGIMSITGAPDGAPMKVGVGIADVMCGMYATIGVLAALRHRDQTGEGQHIDLSLVDSAMAWLINEGTNFLTSGNLPERRGNAHPNIVPYDAFECRDGHILLAVGNDAQFARFCDVIGLSVLAGDPMFQTNLARIENRTALLAKIVPAMKERPKAEMLAQLQAVKVPCGPINTIAEALASDQARARDAVIDMPRPDIAGGMLQLLGNPLKLSRTPVQYRRPPPRFGQDTRDVLETWGPDAPQKGDPQR; from the coding sequence ATGATGGCCGCATCTGAGCCAAAAGGCGCGTTGGACGGTATTTTTGTCCTCGACCTCAGTCGCATTTTGGCCGGTCCGACCTGCACACAGATGCTGGGCGATCTCGGCGCAACGGTTATCAAGGTGGAGAACCCGCGCAGTGGCGGCGATGACACCCGTGGCTGGGGGCCGAATTACGCTAGGGGCGCGGATGGCAATCCCACCGATCTGTCAGCCTACTTCATGGCTGCGAATCGCAACAAACACTCCATCGCCGTGGATATTTCCAGCGAAGATGGCCAAAAGATCCTGCGCCACCTTGCGGCGCGCGCCGATATTGTGGTGGAGAATTTCAAGCCCGACGGCCTCAGGAAATACGGGCTGGATCACGCCAGCCTGATGGCCGCGCATCCCGCGCTGATTTATTGCTCCATCTCCGGCTATGGCCAGACCGGCCCCAACCGCGATCAACCCGGCTATGATCTGATGGCGCAAGGGTTCGGCGGGATCATGTCGATCACTGGCGCCCCCGATGGGGCCCCGATGAAAGTGGGCGTTGGCATCGCGGATGTGATGTGCGGCATGTATGCCACCATTGGGGTTCTGGCCGCTTTGCGGCATCGCGATCAAACCGGCGAGGGCCAGCATATCGACCTGTCCCTGGTGGACAGCGCCATGGCGTGGCTGATCAACGAAGGCACCAATTTCCTGACCTCCGGAAACTTGCCAGAGCGGCGCGGCAATGCCCACCCCAACATCGTGCCCTATGACGCCTTTGAATGCCGTGACGGGCATATCCTGTTGGCGGTCGGCAATGATGCGCAATTTGCGCGGTTCTGCGATGTAATCGGGCTGAGTGTTCTGGCGGGCGATCCGATGTTCCAGACCAATCTGGCGCGCATCGAAAACCGCACCGCACTGCTGGCGAAAATCGTGCCGGCGATGAAAGAGCGCCCGAAGGCCGAGATGCTGGCCCAATTGCAGGCGGTCAAAGTGCCTTGCGGCCCGATCAACACCATTGCCGAGGCGCTGGCGTCGGATCAGGCACGCGCCCGCGATGCGGTGATCGACATGCCGCGCCCCGACATCGCGGGCGGCATGTTACAACTTTTGGGCAATCCGCTGAAACTGTCGCGCACGCCGGTGCAATACCGTCGCCCGCCGCCGCGATTTGGCCAGGACACCCGTGATGTGCTTGAAACATGGGGGCCGGATGCGCCTCAAAAGGGCGATCCACAGCGATAG
- a CDS encoding aspartate aminotransferase family protein: MISSVLPTYSRAPLSFVSGQGSWLIEADGRRFLDLGAGIAVNALGHAHPALVEALTAQAGTLWHTSNLYQIPQQQALADKLVDNSFADTVFFTNSGTESCELAVKMARKYFYDKGQPERVEIITFSGSFHGRSSAGIAAAGSEKMTKGFGPLLPGFVHLEFGDHDALRAAITDKTAGILVEPVQGEGGIRPLPDACLKGLRDLCDEHGILMMLDEVQCGVGRTGKLFAHEWAGVGPDIMMVAKGIGGGFPLGAVLATEEAASGMTAGTHGSTYGGNPLGCAVGNAVIDIVADPAFLAEVNRKAGLLRQKLEGLIASHPDVFEEVRGSGLMLGIKCKAVNADVVKAGYDAEVITVPAADNVIRLLPALNISDDEIAEAVSRLDRAAASLSA; the protein is encoded by the coding sequence ATGATCTCTTCCGTCTTGCCGACCTATTCGCGTGCTCCTCTCAGCTTTGTCTCCGGACAAGGCAGCTGGTTGATCGAGGCGGATGGCCGACGTTTTCTGGATCTGGGTGCGGGGATTGCGGTGAATGCACTGGGCCATGCGCATCCGGCGCTGGTTGAGGCCTTGACCGCCCAGGCGGGAACGCTTTGGCACACCTCGAACCTCTATCAGATCCCGCAGCAGCAGGCGCTGGCGGACAAGCTGGTCGATAACAGCTTTGCCGATACGGTGTTTTTCACCAATTCGGGCACAGAAAGCTGTGAGCTGGCGGTAAAGATGGCGCGCAAGTATTTCTATGACAAAGGCCAGCCCGAGCGGGTTGAGATCATCACCTTCTCGGGCAGTTTCCATGGCCGGTCCTCGGCCGGGATCGCGGCGGCCGGATCGGAAAAGATGACCAAGGGGTTTGGCCCGTTGCTTCCCGGTTTTGTACATCTCGAATTTGGTGATCATGATGCGCTAAGGGCGGCGATCACTGACAAGACTGCCGGTATTCTGGTGGAGCCTGTGCAGGGTGAGGGCGGCATTCGCCCGCTGCCCGATGCCTGCCTGAAGGGGCTGCGGGATCTGTGTGATGAACACGGCATTCTGATGATGCTGGATGAGGTGCAATGCGGCGTTGGCCGGACGGGCAAGCTCTTTGCGCATGAATGGGCCGGTGTCGGACCAGACATCATGATGGTGGCCAAGGGCATCGGCGGCGGCTTCCCGCTGGGCGCGGTTCTGGCGACCGAGGAAGCGGCCTCTGGCATGACCGCTGGCACCCACGGGTCAACCTATGGCGGCAATCCATTGGGCTGTGCCGTGGGCAATGCGGTGATTGATATCGTGGCCGATCCGGCGTTTCTGGCCGAGGTGAACCGCAAGGCGGGCCTGTTGCGGCAAAAGCTGGAAGGGCTGATCGCCAGCCATCCGGATGTATTCGAAGAGGTGCGCGGATCGGGTCTGATGCTGGGCATCAAATGCAAGGCGGTGAACGCGGATGTGGTGAAGGCCGGCTATGACGCCGAGGTGATCACCGTGCCTGCCGCCGACAATGTGATCCGCCTGTTGCCCGCACTGAACATCAGCGATGACGAGATTGCCGAAGCGGTCTCCCGGCTTGATCGTGCTGCGGCCAGCCTGAGCGCCTGA
- a CDS encoding OpgC family protein, with the protein MSLAAATSEVPSRPVTALGAQSGTRVRDLRLDFFRGIAMFIILIAHTPGNLLTLWIPARWGFSDATEIFVFCSGMASAIAFGGAFVRMGWMLGTARVLFRVWQVYWAHVGLFFATLAMTVYLTELDITGRNYWGQLNLWMMFVESDKWDNSNILLSFMTLRYVPNYFDILPMYMVVLIMMPLVMALARINLWAVAGFVILVWLMAQDALLEVFGLGHLHLEFPAEPWTDRSWFFNPFGWQLIFFTGFAFMRGWLPKPPVHKILIAVAAFVVLANVPLSSIGVREFGFDWAKDWRITNGGLINKSDFGILRYAHFLALAYLAWVAAGDKGARLLARGTGAAARVWSGALAVILKVGQQSLAVFVASMFMARVMGFALDVLGRSLAATLLVNLIGAAILVAVAYGAGWFKSQPWRAKAGA; encoded by the coding sequence ATGAGCCTTGCAGCTGCCACATCCGAAGTTCCATCACGCCCTGTGACCGCATTGGGTGCCCAATCCGGCACGCGGGTGCGGGATCTGCGGCTGGATTTCTTTCGCGGCATTGCGATGTTCATCATCCTGATCGCCCACACCCCCGGAAACCTGCTGACCCTTTGGATACCCGCGCGTTGGGGGTTTTCCGACGCCACCGAGATATTTGTGTTCTGTTCCGGCATGGCCAGCGCCATCGCTTTTGGCGGCGCATTTGTGCGGATGGGTTGGATGTTGGGCACGGCGCGTGTGCTGTTCCGGGTCTGGCAGGTCTATTGGGCGCATGTGGGGCTGTTCTTTGCGACGCTGGCGATGACCGTCTATCTGACAGAGCTGGACATCACGGGGCGCAACTATTGGGGCCAGTTGAACCTGTGGATGATGTTTGTCGAAAGTGACAAATGGGACAACTCCAACATCCTGCTCAGCTTTATGACCCTGCGCTATGTGCCGAATTATTTCGACATTTTACCAATGTACATGGTGGTTCTGATCATGATGCCGCTGGTGATGGCACTGGCGCGGATCAACCTTTGGGCTGTGGCTGGCTTTGTCATACTTGTCTGGTTGATGGCGCAGGATGCATTGCTTGAGGTCTTTGGCCTTGGCCATCTGCATCTGGAGTTCCCGGCGGAGCCCTGGACAGACAGGTCTTGGTTCTTCAATCCGTTTGGCTGGCAGCTGATCTTTTTTACCGGCTTTGCCTTCATGCGCGGCTGGCTGCCCAAGCCGCCGGTTCATAAGATCCTGATCGCCGTGGCGGCATTTGTGGTGCTGGCCAATGTCCCGCTCAGCAGCATTGGCGTGCGCGAATTTGGTTTTGACTGGGCGAAAGACTGGCGGATTACAAACGGCGGGCTGATCAACAAATCGGACTTCGGCATTCTGCGCTATGCGCACTTTCTGGCGCTGGCCTATCTGGCCTGGGTCGCGGCGGGCGACAAAGGGGCGCGGCTTTTGGCCCGTGGCACCGGCGCTGCGGCGCGGGTCTGGTCAGGCGCCTTGGCGGTGATCCTCAAGGTCGGGCAACAGTCATTGGCGGTCTTTGTTGCCAGTATGTTCATGGCGCGGGTCATGGGTTTCGCGCTGGATGTGCTGGGCCGCAGTCTGGCTGCCACCCTGCTGGTCAATCTGATCGGCGCGGCAATACTGGTGGCGGTGGCCTATGGCGCAGGTTGGTTCAAATCCCAGCCCTGGCGCGCAAAGGCAGGTGCCTGA
- a CDS encoding thiamine pyrophosphate-binding protein: MPDTIRAADALARRLYDAGCRYAFGMPGGEVLTLIDALRQAGIQFILAKHENAAGFMAEGVHHRDHAPAILVGTIGPGTLNGVNTVANALQDQVPLIVLSGCVDADEAARYTHQVVDHQAVFAPITKATFRLSAGSAHVIADKAIAIATEGRMGPVHIDVPIGVADTDIPALAPARRRPASPSIPAEKDLETARSWLADARKPLMIVGVDAMNQHAAQAVREFAEDHNIPVITTYKAKGMLPEDHPLALGGAGLSPLADTHLVPFTQSADLVICVGYDPIEMRPGWRDVWTPDSQRVIDITAAPNHHYMHQSTLNFVTDCAPTLSALSDGLDPRATWVDGEIHQLKTALSAAFPNDEDWGPAAVIDTCRAVLPKGTIASADSGAHRILLSQMWECHAPRDLMQSSALCTMGCAVPMAIGAKLADPERNVVSFSGDAGFLMVAGELATAAELSLAPIFVVFVDASLALIEKKQRERRLSNSGVDFPRHNFAAMGVAFGGRGATVRSRKALETALEQAMQADTFTVIAAVIDRGAYDGRI; this comes from the coding sequence ATGCCTGATACGATCCGCGCTGCTGACGCACTGGCCCGCCGTCTGTATGATGCCGGCTGCCGCTATGCCTTTGGCATGCCGGGTGGTGAGGTTTTGACCCTGATAGATGCGCTCAGACAAGCGGGCATCCAGTTTATCCTCGCCAAACACGAGAATGCCGCGGGGTTCATGGCCGAGGGGGTACACCACCGCGATCATGCGCCTGCCATTCTGGTCGGCACCATCGGCCCCGGCACATTGAACGGGGTCAACACCGTGGCAAACGCACTGCAAGATCAGGTGCCGCTGATTGTTCTGTCCGGCTGTGTCGATGCGGATGAGGCGGCCCGCTACACCCATCAGGTCGTTGACCATCAGGCGGTGTTTGCGCCGATCACCAAGGCGACGTTCCGCTTGTCTGCTGGCTCCGCCCATGTGATCGCGGACAAGGCCATTGCCATCGCCACCGAAGGGCGCATGGGCCCGGTTCATATCGACGTGCCCATCGGCGTGGCCGATACCGACATTCCAGCGCTGGCCCCTGCCCGCCGCCGCCCGGCATCACCCAGCATTCCGGCGGAAAAGGATCTGGAAACCGCCCGCAGCTGGCTGGCCGATGCGCGCAAGCCGCTGATGATTGTTGGCGTGGATGCGATGAACCAACACGCCGCGCAAGCGGTGCGCGAGTTCGCCGAAGATCACAACATTCCGGTGATCACCACCTATAAAGCCAAAGGCATGTTGCCCGAGGATCACCCGCTGGCCCTTGGCGGTGCAGGTCTGTCCCCCTTGGCGGACACGCATCTGGTGCCTTTCACACAATCGGCAGATCTGGTCATCTGTGTCGGCTATGACCCCATCGAAATGCGCCCCGGCTGGCGCGATGTCTGGACCCCGGACAGCCAGCGCGTGATCGACATCACCGCCGCACCAAACCACCACTATATGCACCAAAGCACGCTCAATTTCGTGACGGACTGCGCCCCGACCCTTTCCGCCCTCAGTGACGGGCTGGATCCGCGTGCCACATGGGTGGACGGCGAAATTCATCAGCTCAAGACCGCGCTCAGCGCAGCCTTTCCCAATGACGAAGACTGGGGGCCTGCCGCAGTGATCGACACCTGCCGCGCTGTTCTACCCAAGGGCACCATCGCATCTGCCGACAGCGGTGCGCACCGGATCTTGCTGAGCCAGATGTGGGAATGCCACGCGCCGCGCGATCTTATGCAATCTTCGGCGCTTTGCACCATGGGCTGTGCTGTTCCGATGGCGATCGGCGCAAAACTTGCCGACCCGGAGCGCAATGTCGTGTCGTTCTCCGGCGACGCGGGGTTCCTGATGGTGGCCGGTGAATTGGCCACCGCCGCGGAACTGAGCCTTGCGCCTATTTTTGTGGTCTTTGTCGATGCTTCGCTTGCCCTGATCGAGAAAAAGCAGCGAGAGCGGAGGCTTAGCAACTCTGGTGTGGATTTTCCCCGGCACAATTTCGCGGCCATGGGGGTGGCATTTGGCGGCCGCGGCGCGACGGTGCGCAGCCGCAAGGCACTGGAAACCGCGCTTGAACAGGCGATGCAGGCGGACACCTTCACCGTGATTGCCGCCGTGATTGATCGCGGAGCTTATGATGGCCGCATCTGA
- the argF gene encoding ornithine carbamoyltransferase — protein sequence MNHFLDIHQTSPADLRSIIDDAAAMKKSRAGRPRGAPDDEQPLKDHMVALIFEKPSTRTRVSFDVGVRQMGGQTMVLSGADMQLGHGETIADTARVLSRYVDLIMIRTFEEQTLLDMAEYATVPVINGLTNRTHPCQIMADIQTFEEHNGPIKGKKVVWSGDGNNVFASFAHAAKQFEFDLTFTGPPPLDPEAALDGLYTIERDPQKAVEGADLVVTDTWVSMHDPQSARERRHNQLRGYQVNDALMAKAKDDALFMHCLPAHRDDEATSSVMDGPHSVIFDEAENRLHAQKAIMRWCLGR from the coding sequence ATGAACCATTTTCTAGACATTCACCAAACCTCACCTGCCGATCTGCGGAGCATCATTGATGACGCCGCTGCGATGAAAAAATCGCGGGCCGGGCGTCCACGCGGTGCGCCGGATGATGAACAGCCGCTCAAGGATCACATGGTTGCACTGATCTTTGAAAAGCCATCGACGCGAACACGGGTGTCTTTTGACGTGGGCGTGCGCCAGATGGGCGGGCAGACCATGGTGTTGTCGGGTGCCGATATGCAGTTGGGCCACGGCGAGACCATCGCGGATACCGCGCGGGTGCTGAGCCGTTACGTCGATCTGATCATGATCCGGACCTTTGAGGAACAGACCCTGCTGGACATGGCCGAATACGCCACGGTGCCGGTGATCAACGGTCTGACCAACCGAACGCACCCCTGTCAGATCATGGCGGATATCCAGACGTTCGAAGAACACAACGGCCCCATCAAAGGCAAAAAGGTGGTCTGGTCCGGCGATGGCAACAACGTCTTTGCAAGTTTTGCCCATGCGGCCAAACAGTTTGAGTTTGACCTGACCTTCACCGGCCCGCCGCCGCTGGACCCCGAAGCCGCGCTTGATGGTCTCTACACAATCGAACGCGATCCGCAAAAGGCGGTTGAGGGTGCCGATCTGGTGGTCACAGACACTTGGGTCTCCATGCATGATCCGCAGTCGGCCCGCGAACGGCGGCACAACCAGCTGCGCGGCTATCAGGTCAATGATGCACTGATGGCCAAGGCCAAGGATGATGCGCTCTTTATGCATTGCCTGCCTGCACACCGCGATGATGAGGCCACGAGCAGCGTTATGGACGGGCCGCATTCGGTGATCTTTGACGAGGCAGAAAACCGCCTGCACGCGCAAAAGGCGATCATGCGGTGGTGCCTTGGCCGCTGA
- a CDS encoding GcrA family cell cycle regulator has translation MSWTDERVETLKKMWGEGQSASQIAKELGGVTRNAVIGKVHRLGLSNRTTTGAAALKSEPKAKPAPKAEPKAKPAAPKPAAPEMKTEAAAPPKSNLPARKQIIPAGQPLPPQPSANEISPEALAKVNEIEKKAKKIGLMELTERTCKWPVGDPATEDFWFCGLPVQQGKPYCEAHVGVAFQPMSARRDRRR, from the coding sequence ATGTCCTGGACTGATGAGCGCGTAGAGACACTCAAGAAAATGTGGGGCGAAGGCCAGTCCGCAAGCCAGATCGCCAAGGAACTGGGCGGTGTGACGCGCAACGCCGTGATTGGCAAGGTGCACCGTCTTGGTCTGTCGAACCGCACAACCACGGGTGCTGCCGCGCTGAAATCCGAACCCAAGGCCAAACCCGCCCCCAAGGCGGAACCCAAGGCCAAGCCAGCCGCGCCCAAACCCGCCGCGCCGGAAATGAAGACCGAAGCCGCCGCGCCGCCGAAATCCAACTTGCCCGCCCGCAAGCAGATTATCCCGGCAGGCCAGCCCTTGCCGCCGCAGCCGTCGGCCAACGAGATCAGCCCGGAGGCTCTGGCCAAGGTCAACGAGATTGAGAAGAAGGCTAAGAAGATCGGCCTGATGGAGCTGACCGAGCGGACCTGCAAATGGCCCGTAGGCGATCCGGCTACCGAGGATTTCTGGTTCTGCGGTCTGCCCGTGCAACAAGGCAAACCCTATTGCGAGGCCCATGTCGGCGTGGCCTTCCAACCTATGTCAGCCCGCCGCGACCGTCGCCGGTAA
- a CDS encoding DMT family transporter: MYQAKHQNNALAAGLIGIATAFIAATTLMAKALGNDALGPALPALQISHGRFLFAFMAISTAVMIMRPRLSAPHWGLHLARTSCGWAGITLMFASVAYIPLADATAISFLNPVFGMMLAIPLLGETVGRIRWFAAALALFGALILLRPTPESFQPAALLAFGAAMVMGLELIFIKKLTKREGPFQILFFNNLMGLCIATLAVLPVWQMPSAAQWALLAAIGVCMAVAQTCFVNAMARADASFVAPFSYGTLIFAALYDQIFYGVTPDAITLIGAGIIIAGAALLALREARQKPKPPAAHTAL; the protein is encoded by the coding sequence ATGTATCAGGCCAAGCATCAAAACAACGCCCTCGCCGCCGGATTGATCGGGATTGCGACCGCCTTTATCGCGGCCACCACGCTGATGGCCAAGGCGCTTGGCAATGATGCACTTGGTCCTGCTTTGCCCGCGCTCCAGATCAGCCATGGCCGCTTTTTGTTTGCATTCATGGCGATTTCCACCGCCGTCATGATCATGCGCCCCCGCCTGAGCGCACCGCATTGGGGGTTGCACCTTGCCCGCACCAGCTGCGGTTGGGCCGGGATCACGCTGATGTTTGCCTCTGTCGCCTATATCCCACTGGCCGATGCCACGGCGATCTCCTTTCTCAACCCGGTTTTTGGCATGATGCTGGCCATTCCCCTGCTTGGCGAAACCGTGGGCCGCATCCGCTGGTTTGCCGCAGCGCTGGCGCTTTTTGGCGCACTTATTCTTCTGCGCCCCACACCGGAGAGTTTTCAGCCCGCCGCGCTTTTGGCGTTTGGCGCGGCAATGGTGATGGGGCTTGAACTGATTTTCATCAAGAAACTGACGAAACGTGAAGGGCCGTTCCAGATCCTGTTTTTCAACAACCTGATGGGGCTTTGTATCGCCACATTGGCGGTTCTGCCCGTCTGGCAAATGCCAAGCGCCGCACAATGGGCGTTATTGGCTGCAATCGGGGTCTGCATGGCTGTCGCGCAGACCTGCTTTGTCAATGCGATGGCCCGCGCCGATGCCAGCTTTGTCGCGCCGTTCAGCTATGGCACATTGATCTTTGCCGCCCTCTACGACCAAATCTTCTACGGTGTAACCCCCGACGCCATCACCCTGATCGGCGCAGGCATCATTATCGCCGGTGCGGCCCTGCTGGCCCTGCGCGAGGCACGCCAAAAACCCAAACCTCCGGCCGCTCATACGGCGCTGTGA